The following coding sequences are from one Rhodopirellula islandica window:
- a CDS encoding metallophosphoesterase, protein MISPTISNRLFFSAIVFNCCITSFLSADTKGAEQPVLTAVVIEVADPWTGQVGLQAGLEAAGFEVATIDLQQDTLPVADLIAVGSFASEEAAVRKWLENNRKLLGERVAAGAVLLELTQADQTESSIAFLPDSLSASRTDRDGNPVIVHAPQHPLLQRLPRDSSAEDRLLLPNHHRAGSWETLRNQQGFAVLAAIGKSTRDPVLLEASHGEGRIVLTSLFFDKWQSPDGTTVAPARFVDASKSFFRGLQDYVRMVQDQRAPAVDPSPSYQVPEPLPFVEGSATIVALPDTQIYSQHYPQHFLAQTRWIRQHLKDRNIVAVFHEGDITNRNTPDQWENAQQAMDELFGHVPVIAAPGNHDMGPGGNGATHESLMSDYLDEPRFALHPSFQGTMDPGKTENNYSLFETDHAKWIGIALEWAPRDRAVKWADQLLNEHPDRLAVIVTHAYMYYDETKYDWKRTQSQTWSPYKYGVADSPEGINDAGDLWTKLISDHPNVMMVLSGHVLNDGAGLLSEKAPQGNLVHQMLANYQMLHEGGDGWMRLIELLPDGKSIQVRTYSPVFDQYNTDPEHQFTLPLVVGSPTVD, encoded by the coding sequence ATGATTTCTCCAACGATCTCAAACCGTTTGTTTTTCTCGGCAATTGTTTTCAATTGCTGCATCACTTCGTTCCTTTCGGCGGACACCAAGGGGGCCGAGCAACCGGTGCTGACGGCGGTTGTGATTGAGGTTGCGGATCCTTGGACCGGACAAGTTGGGCTGCAGGCTGGTTTGGAAGCGGCAGGGTTTGAAGTTGCGACGATCGACTTGCAACAGGACACCTTGCCGGTGGCTGATTTGATCGCCGTCGGGTCGTTCGCCAGCGAGGAAGCCGCGGTCCGAAAGTGGCTGGAAAACAACCGCAAGTTGTTGGGCGAACGTGTCGCGGCGGGAGCTGTCTTGTTGGAGCTAACGCAGGCTGACCAAACCGAATCATCGATCGCTTTCTTGCCAGATTCCCTTTCCGCTTCACGCACTGATCGGGATGGCAACCCTGTGATCGTGCATGCTCCGCAGCATCCGCTGCTGCAGCGATTGCCTCGCGATTCATCGGCGGAGGATCGTCTGTTGTTGCCGAACCATCATCGGGCTGGATCGTGGGAAACGCTTCGTAATCAGCAAGGTTTTGCGGTGTTGGCGGCGATTGGGAAATCCACTCGCGACCCCGTGCTGTTGGAAGCGTCTCATGGTGAGGGACGCATTGTTTTGACATCCCTGTTTTTCGATAAATGGCAATCGCCCGACGGAACGACCGTTGCACCAGCCCGTTTTGTGGATGCCTCGAAGAGCTTCTTCCGTGGACTGCAGGACTACGTTCGGATGGTTCAGGATCAACGTGCTCCCGCGGTGGACCCCAGCCCTTCGTACCAAGTGCCGGAACCGTTGCCGTTCGTGGAGGGGTCCGCAACCATTGTTGCTCTGCCCGACACCCAGATTTACAGCCAACACTATCCGCAGCACTTTCTGGCTCAAACCCGTTGGATTCGCCAGCACCTGAAAGACCGCAACATCGTCGCGGTTTTTCATGAGGGTGACATCACCAACCGCAACACGCCCGACCAATGGGAAAACGCACAGCAAGCGATGGACGAGTTGTTCGGCCATGTTCCGGTGATCGCAGCCCCTGGCAACCATGACATGGGTCCAGGCGGAAACGGAGCGACGCACGAATCCTTGATGAGTGATTACTTGGACGAGCCACGGTTTGCACTTCATCCTTCCTTCCAGGGCACCATGGACCCGGGGAAGACGGAGAACAACTACAGCTTGTTTGAAACGGACCATGCCAAGTGGATTGGGATTGCGTTGGAATGGGCACCTCGTGATCGCGCTGTGAAATGGGCCGATCAGTTGTTGAATGAACACCCTGATCGATTGGCCGTGATCGTGACGCATGCTTACATGTACTACGACGAAACCAAGTACGACTGGAAACGCACGCAGTCGCAAACCTGGAGTCCGTACAAGTACGGCGTTGCTGACAGTCCAGAAGGAATCAATGACGCAGGCGATCTTTGGACGAAGCTGATCAGCGACCATCCCAATGTCATGATGGTGCTTTCAGGTCATGTGCTCAACGACGGCGCGGGGTTGCTGAGTGAGAAGGCGCCACAGGGCAACCTCGTTCACCAGATGCTGGCGAATTATCAAATGCTGCACGAAGGTGGTGACGGTTGGATGCGACTGATCGAACTGCTTCCCGATGGCAAGTCCATCCAAGTCCGCACTTACTCGCCAGTGTTTGACCAGTACAACACCGACCCTGAGCACCAGTTCACGCTTCCCTTGGTCGTCGGTTCGCCAACCGTGGATTGA
- a CDS encoding outer membrane protein assembly factor BamB family protein has product MKILRIFTTITIGLAIASTGNSGDLNWPQWRGPDGSGKTSATQSVAQWGPDTNVKWRTELPEPGNSTPILWEDLVFVTQPLTESNQRAILCFDRETGKEKWRRGVTYTESEASHQTNPYCSASPVTDGERVIAWFGSAGLVCWDLDGNQLWHRDLGRQEHMWGYGSSPILHEDLCILNFGPGNREFLVAVDKRTGETRWQRDSLDDESERQLSGPENDGNANDFQSDKARSERLRGSWNTPIMVQANGHWELVAVLPRRVSGYDPETGQLLWTCGDAAPLAYASPVLSEGAIVALGGYGGASLAVTTGGRGDVTPTHRLWHKPKDSGWLGTGVAHDGLIYVCGLGGVLSCLDSATGEELWKARVGSGGTWSSITQTEDGLMYLLTKSGTTTVFRPDRERLQLVAENELDEPSNASVVITDREVLIRTDKALWAFAEPTANE; this is encoded by the coding sequence ATGAAAATCCTGCGAATATTCACGACCATCACGATCGGCCTTGCCATTGCCTCGACGGGGAACAGTGGCGATCTCAATTGGCCGCAATGGCGAGGCCCGGACGGGTCCGGAAAAACGTCCGCCACCCAAAGCGTGGCGCAGTGGGGCCCTGACACCAACGTGAAGTGGCGAACCGAATTGCCCGAGCCCGGCAACTCAACACCGATCTTGTGGGAAGACCTGGTGTTCGTCACCCAACCACTCACGGAATCGAATCAGCGCGCCATCCTTTGCTTCGATCGAGAGACTGGAAAGGAAAAGTGGCGACGCGGCGTCACCTACACCGAGAGCGAAGCCAGCCATCAAACCAATCCGTATTGCTCCGCTTCTCCTGTCACCGATGGCGAGCGCGTGATCGCTTGGTTCGGTTCCGCTGGGCTGGTCTGCTGGGACCTCGATGGCAATCAGCTATGGCATCGTGACCTGGGACGACAAGAGCACATGTGGGGATACGGTTCCTCTCCGATTCTGCATGAAGACTTATGCATCCTGAACTTCGGCCCCGGCAATCGTGAATTCCTGGTCGCCGTTGACAAGCGCACGGGGGAAACTCGCTGGCAGCGTGACTCGCTCGACGATGAATCCGAACGCCAACTCAGCGGCCCAGAGAATGATGGCAATGCCAACGACTTCCAAAGCGACAAAGCACGCAGCGAACGCCTCCGCGGTTCCTGGAACACGCCCATCATGGTGCAAGCAAACGGCCACTGGGAACTGGTCGCAGTGCTGCCGAGACGTGTCAGTGGATATGATCCCGAGACCGGCCAGTTGCTGTGGACCTGCGGTGATGCGGCCCCCCTTGCCTACGCGTCGCCTGTGCTCTCCGAAGGAGCCATTGTGGCATTGGGCGGATACGGCGGCGCGTCCCTCGCCGTCACGACCGGCGGCCGAGGCGATGTCACCCCGACGCATCGGCTCTGGCACAAGCCCAAAGACAGCGGGTGGCTCGGCACCGGCGTTGCGCACGACGGGCTGATCTACGTCTGTGGGCTAGGCGGCGTGCTGAGTTGCTTGGACAGTGCGACCGGCGAAGAACTTTGGAAAGCTCGCGTTGGCAGCGGGGGGACTTGGTCCAGCATCACTCAAACGGAAGACGGGTTGATGTACTTGCTCACCAAATCGGGCACCACCACCGTCTTCCGCCCTGACCGCGAGCGTTTGCAACTGGTAGCGGAAAACGAACTGGACGAACCCAGCAACGCTTCCGTGGTCATCACCGATCGCGAAGTGCTCATCCGCACCGACAAAGCACTCTGGGCATTCGCGGAGCCCACCGCAAACGAATGA
- a CDS encoding DUF3500 domain-containing protein, producing the protein MNKIRFALLSLTAVAALGLAGWKLAASPAEQMQTFAVAFVETLTPDQKANAVMAFDSPKRVGWHFIPMKERKGLMLEQMNDAQRTAALRLLRSALSEAGYSKANRIMLLEEVLNEMEAGKGAWERNPQRYYVTLFGDVTEKGEDASWGLSFEGHHLSLNFVCRGGKVVDSTPQFMATNPAVVKNETSVTLGKGTAVLNQEEQLAFKLVKSLDSKQLKVALIAEEALAEIRFAGEPQPTVGEPEGIAYSSLNPDQQKQLRDVVDLYVSVAPEKVAAERTQQIETDGWNNVHFAWAGALEPGIGHYYRVRGKRFLIEFVNTQADPAGNPANHIHCVYRDLSGDFDLPIAP; encoded by the coding sequence ATGAACAAGATTCGTTTTGCTTTGCTGTCCCTTACCGCCGTTGCTGCTTTGGGGCTGGCGGGTTGGAAATTGGCCGCCTCGCCCGCTGAACAAATGCAGACGTTCGCTGTCGCGTTCGTGGAAACGCTGACGCCGGATCAAAAAGCAAATGCTGTGATGGCGTTTGATTCGCCCAAGCGAGTTGGCTGGCACTTCATTCCGATGAAGGAACGCAAGGGGCTGATGCTCGAGCAGATGAACGATGCACAGCGAACCGCCGCGCTGCGTCTTCTCCGTTCGGCACTCAGTGAAGCTGGCTACAGCAAAGCCAACCGGATCATGTTGCTGGAAGAAGTCCTCAACGAAATGGAAGCCGGCAAAGGGGCTTGGGAACGCAACCCGCAACGTTACTACGTGACGTTGTTCGGTGACGTCACAGAAAAAGGCGAAGACGCGAGTTGGGGCTTGTCCTTTGAAGGGCACCACCTGTCGCTGAACTTCGTTTGTCGGGGCGGGAAGGTCGTTGATTCCACGCCTCAGTTCATGGCGACCAATCCAGCCGTGGTGAAGAACGAAACCAGTGTGACGTTGGGCAAGGGAACTGCCGTTCTGAACCAAGAGGAACAGCTCGCGTTCAAACTGGTCAAGTCACTGGATTCCAAGCAGCTCAAAGTCGCACTCATCGCAGAAGAAGCTCTCGCTGAGATTCGCTTTGCCGGTGAACCACAACCGACGGTGGGAGAACCGGAAGGGATCGCCTATTCCAGTTTGAATCCTGACCAACAAAAACAACTGCGTGACGTGGTGGATTTGTATGTCAGTGTCGCACCGGAAAAAGTCGCTGCTGAACGAACGCAGCAAATCGAAACGGACGGTTGGAACAACGTTCACTTCGCCTGGGCGGGTGCTCTCGAACCTGGCATCGGCCACTACTACCGAGTGCGCGGCAAGCGGTTCTTGATCGAATTCGTGAACACGCAAGCCGACCCGGCTGGCAACCCCGCCAACCACATCCACTGTGTTTACCGAGACTTGTCGGGCGACTTTGATCTGCCCATCGCTCCCTGA
- the truB gene encoding tRNA pseudouridine(55) synthase TruB — protein MDPNGEHSPLGFLPCYKPPGATSRDLVNRAQRRLRAEFGLRKLKVGHTGTLDPLAEGLVLLAIGSATRLTPWVLQHGKRYLADFQLGVSSESGDLESELVTQADATLPSAVEIERVLEDFHGVVEQTPPAHSAIKVDGERAHKRVRRGENFEMPKRRILIDSVKLVSYEPPMMRLDVRCGSGTYLRTLGMDVAAACGCAAVMTKLVRTEVGRFSLSDTLDCEFMFDDTDREKASPQPMLEFMRPSVEGLTHLPAIDLDAQQIGMLHAGIRIAGTPQAPAEPLPEEWTRCIDQVDTFDRNTSVSDCIGVDRSSDSSGPWGELVAILRPHGKLWHPLRVFPSAESITLRG, from the coding sequence ATGGACCCCAATGGTGAGCATTCCCCGCTTGGTTTTTTGCCTTGCTACAAACCGCCGGGGGCCACCTCTCGAGACCTGGTCAACCGTGCTCAGCGTCGGCTGCGCGCCGAATTCGGTCTTCGCAAATTGAAAGTCGGGCACACGGGAACGCTGGATCCGTTGGCGGAAGGGTTGGTGCTGCTGGCGATTGGATCGGCCACACGTTTGACCCCTTGGGTACTTCAACACGGCAAGCGATACCTTGCTGATTTTCAGCTGGGGGTGTCCAGCGAGTCCGGTGACTTGGAATCGGAATTGGTCACGCAAGCAGATGCAACGTTGCCAAGTGCCGTTGAAATCGAGCGAGTGCTGGAAGATTTCCATGGTGTGGTGGAGCAGACCCCGCCGGCTCATTCGGCCATCAAGGTCGATGGGGAACGGGCGCACAAGCGAGTTCGTCGCGGGGAAAACTTTGAAATGCCTAAGCGTCGGATCCTGATCGATTCGGTGAAGCTGGTCTCGTACGAACCGCCGATGATGCGTTTGGATGTTCGTTGTGGCTCGGGAACTTACCTGCGGACACTTGGGATGGATGTCGCGGCGGCCTGCGGATGTGCCGCGGTGATGACGAAGTTGGTTCGCACCGAGGTCGGGCGTTTCAGCTTGAGCGACACACTCGATTGCGAGTTCATGTTCGACGACACAGACCGCGAAAAAGCATCTCCCCAGCCCATGCTGGAGTTCATGCGTCCCTCTGTGGAAGGCCTGACCCACCTCCCAGCCATCGATTTGGACGCCCAGCAAATCGGAATGCTGCACGCAGGGATTCGGATCGCAGGCACCCCGCAGGCACCGGCCGAACCGTTGCCGGAGGAATGGACTCGCTGCATCGACCAGGTCGACACCTTCGATCGAAACACCAGCGTTTCCGATTGCATCGGAGTCGATCGCTCGTCCGATTCGTCCGGCCCATGGGGGGAATTGGTCGCGATTCTTCGGCCGCATGGAAAATTGTGGCACCCGTTGAGAGTGTTTCCGTCGGCAGAATCAATTACCCTACGTGGCTGA
- a CDS encoding lysylphosphatidylglycerol synthase transmembrane domain-containing protein yields the protein MRWAKRVIAVLVVLGLALAAKDAVERWRAEVADVQARVQVIDQELEVLDGQIQASAEGTAGDPQGHVSTGERQSLIEERTRLLGSLPTWQNVSLGSILLAAMFYAAGLLPPACVLHGALRGFHVPCSLPRATAAQLLGHAGKYIPGKAMVVVLRVSAVVSTSRAGSLPAVMRDVPSRQPLIGRATTCVFFETLLMMSVGGALAGCLMWSTPLPPWVKWAASLMAVVACLPTLPPVMRRVIELVSKRRARTQPDDSANQSTAVAEVSSAITWPRLISGWGWSLLSWCLIGLSFACVMKAIPAYNGLPAGHELLTVATAAISLGMVLGFASLLPGGAGVREWVTLVVLGTVTDPTHALLCVITARLLFIVVESLLALISHLYLRTISV from the coding sequence ATGCGCTGGGCCAAACGAGTCATCGCTGTCTTGGTCGTGCTGGGTTTGGCCCTCGCGGCCAAGGATGCGGTCGAACGTTGGCGCGCCGAAGTCGCTGACGTTCAGGCTCGTGTCCAAGTCATTGACCAGGAACTCGAGGTCCTTGACGGGCAGATCCAGGCGTCTGCGGAGGGCACTGCCGGTGATCCGCAGGGCCACGTCTCGACCGGCGAACGACAATCGCTGATCGAAGAACGGACTCGATTGCTGGGGTCCCTGCCGACTTGGCAAAACGTTTCGCTCGGATCGATCCTGCTCGCGGCGATGTTTTACGCGGCCGGCCTGCTGCCGCCCGCTTGTGTGTTGCATGGAGCCCTGCGTGGATTCCATGTTCCGTGCTCATTGCCTCGAGCCACCGCGGCGCAGTTGCTTGGCCATGCAGGGAAATACATCCCTGGCAAAGCGATGGTGGTGGTGCTTCGTGTTTCTGCGGTGGTGTCCACGTCTCGGGCGGGCAGTTTGCCTGCCGTGATGCGAGACGTTCCTTCCCGGCAACCTTTGATCGGTCGAGCGACCACGTGCGTGTTCTTTGAAACGTTGTTGATGATGTCCGTTGGCGGTGCTCTGGCGGGGTGTCTGATGTGGTCGACGCCGCTTCCTCCATGGGTCAAATGGGCTGCATCATTGATGGCGGTGGTCGCTTGCCTTCCCACGCTGCCGCCCGTCATGCGGCGTGTGATCGAACTGGTCAGCAAACGACGGGCTCGGACGCAGCCGGATGATTCCGCCAATCAGTCCACCGCGGTGGCGGAGGTTTCATCCGCGATCACGTGGCCGCGATTGATCTCAGGTTGGGGATGGTCGCTGTTGTCTTGGTGTTTGATCGGGCTGTCATTTGCCTGCGTGATGAAAGCGATTCCGGCTTACAATGGTTTGCCTGCCGGCCACGAGTTGTTGACGGTTGCCACCGCCGCGATCAGCCTCGGCATGGTGTTGGGGTTCGCTTCGTTGCTGCCCGGTGGGGCGGGCGTTCGCGAGTGGGTGACGTTGGTCGTTTTGGGCACCGTGACTGATCCGACCCATGCGCTGCTGTGCGTGATCACCGCCCGGTTGTTGTTCATCGTGGTCGAAAGCCTCTTGGCACTGATCAGTCATCTTTATTTGCGAACCATTTCGGTGTGA
- a CDS encoding ferredoxin family protein: MHVVAEPCSGCKYTDCVVVCPVECFYEGEQMLYIHPEECIDCEACVPECPVEAIFHEDNLPEEWNSYIELNAEMSEKTEVITEKKEPLADN, encoded by the coding sequence ATGCACGTCGTTGCTGAACCCTGCTCGGGATGCAAGTACACCGATTGCGTCGTCGTTTGCCCTGTGGAGTGTTTCTACGAAGGCGAACAGATGTTGTATATCCACCCGGAAGAGTGCATCGACTGCGAAGCCTGTGTGCCGGAATGTCCCGTGGAAGCGATTTTCCATGAAGACAATCTGCCGGAAGAATGGAACAGCTACATCGAATTGAACGCCGAAATGTCGGAAAAGACCGAAGTGATCACCGAGAAAAAAGAACCTCTCGCTGACAACTGA
- a CDS encoding class I SAM-dependent rRNA methyltransferase, with protein sequence MVTFNLMQASSTRWQIRTRPNRHYPFLSRHPWVMANALAHNTLREVPSEGNFNEIAPLPVDSSSVDSLPNESVPADPDSVSDAPSEESVDSGPGDHQRRLPACGDVIDLLDHDGNWVARGLINPGSRLRIRLYAFSSEEQIDDALWAERIEQAVARRRLAGSPNPQGGERLIFSESDRMSGLIVDRYADCLSVQITGGVLIPRAAMLIREVTAAAARHQTPCQRILVRMDDATVKHEGVSAETLADLQALTTLDSQADPTVWYQHNGLEMAIDLQDGQKTGGYLDQQLNHAAAASYMTNRRVLDVCTYTGGFALAAARAGAQQVVALDSSERALEIAKRNAERNQLGNIQFDQGDCFDDLKERRERGEKFDAIILDPPRFAGSRNQTNAALRAYTRLNASAVDLLPPGGILVTCSCSGRVSRADFLNMLVDVGRKRGRDLVVLESRGPSPDHVFAVSCPESDYLKCIIVQVM encoded by the coding sequence TTGGTCACTTTCAACCTGATGCAAGCTTCTTCCACCCGTTGGCAAATTCGCACTCGCCCCAATCGCCACTACCCATTTCTCTCGCGGCACCCTTGGGTCATGGCCAATGCACTGGCGCACAACACGCTCCGGGAAGTGCCCTCCGAGGGCAATTTCAATGAAATTGCCCCGCTGCCGGTGGATTCTTCGTCCGTGGATTCTTTGCCCAATGAATCGGTGCCTGCGGATCCCGACTCCGTCTCGGATGCCCCCTCGGAAGAATCGGTGGATTCCGGGCCGGGTGACCACCAACGACGGCTTCCGGCTTGCGGCGACGTGATCGATTTGCTCGATCACGACGGCAACTGGGTCGCTCGCGGCTTGATCAATCCAGGCAGTCGGCTTCGGATTCGGCTGTATGCCTTTTCATCCGAAGAACAAATCGACGACGCATTGTGGGCGGAGCGAATCGAACAGGCGGTTGCACGGCGACGATTGGCCGGCTCCCCCAACCCACAGGGCGGCGAGCGTTTGATTTTCAGTGAATCCGACCGAATGAGCGGGCTGATCGTCGATCGTTACGCGGATTGCTTGAGCGTCCAAATCACTGGCGGCGTGCTGATCCCTCGTGCCGCGATGCTGATCCGCGAAGTCACCGCGGCGGCGGCCCGTCATCAGACGCCGTGCCAAAGAATCTTGGTTCGCATGGACGACGCCACCGTCAAACACGAAGGCGTCTCCGCCGAAACGTTGGCTGACCTGCAAGCGCTCACGACGCTGGACAGTCAAGCCGACCCGACCGTTTGGTACCAACACAACGGCCTGGAGATGGCCATCGATTTGCAGGACGGCCAGAAGACCGGCGGCTACCTTGACCAACAACTCAACCATGCCGCTGCGGCGAGTTACATGACCAACCGCCGCGTGCTGGATGTTTGCACCTACACCGGCGGCTTTGCGTTGGCGGCTGCCCGTGCCGGCGCCCAACAAGTCGTTGCGCTCGACAGCAGCGAACGGGCACTTGAGATCGCCAAGCGGAATGCCGAACGCAACCAGCTCGGCAACATTCAATTCGATCAAGGCGATTGCTTCGACGACTTGAAAGAACGCCGCGAACGGGGTGAGAAGTTTGACGCGATCATCCTGGACCCCCCGAGGTTCGCTGGTTCTCGCAATCAAACCAATGCGGCGTTGCGGGCTTACACGCGGCTGAATGCGTCGGCGGTTGACCTGCTGCCCCCGGGCGGAATTTTGGTGACCTGCAGCTGCTCAGGACGTGTGTCTCGAGCCGACTTTCTCAACATGCTCGTTGATGTGGGACGCAAGCGTGGTCGTGACCTCGTGGTGCTAGAAAGTCGCGGCCCCTCCCCCGACCACGTCTTCGCTGTCTCGTGCCCCGAGAGTGATTACCTAAAGTGCATCATTGTTCAGGTGATGTGA
- a CDS encoding FHA domain-containing protein yields the protein MSSVTIKVLHGADRGKVFEGIEPPLTIGREEGNDIQLNDERVSRCHLKIQRDNERLVLTDLDSTNGTKVNGAECQLKILRHGDLVAVGRSLLLLGSEEQIAARLQAIGGGSKGAIQRDVKSSDESMAVDLRQDPKSPLPVDALHVEDLPAIPDDLTPGQKAQLCEILDYLQSRLERLIESATTQEESEQVLLQQAAWQRLLDVQSRLATLNRKITDPQWP from the coding sequence GTGTCCAGCGTAACGATCAAAGTCCTGCACGGTGCCGACCGTGGAAAGGTCTTCGAGGGGATCGAGCCTCCCCTGACCATTGGACGAGAGGAGGGCAACGACATCCAGCTCAATGACGAGCGGGTCAGTCGCTGCCATCTCAAGATTCAAAGGGACAACGAACGGTTGGTGTTGACCGATTTGGATAGTACCAACGGTACCAAGGTCAACGGAGCGGAATGCCAGCTGAAGATTCTGCGGCACGGCGATTTGGTTGCGGTCGGCCGCAGCCTGCTGTTGCTGGGATCCGAGGAGCAGATCGCGGCGCGACTGCAGGCGATCGGCGGAGGAAGCAAGGGTGCGATCCAGCGCGACGTGAAGTCGTCCGACGAATCCATGGCGGTGGATCTTCGCCAGGACCCAAAGTCACCGCTTCCGGTCGATGCGTTGCATGTGGAAGATCTGCCGGCAATCCCGGACGATTTGACCCCTGGCCAGAAAGCCCAGCTCTGTGAGATTTTGGATTACCTACAATCACGACTGGAAAGATTGATCGAATCGGCGACCACGCAGGAAGAATCGGAACAGGTTCTGCTGCAACAAGCCGCCTGGCAACGCCTGCTCGACGTCCAATCGCGACTGGCGACCCTGAACCGAAAAATCACCGATCCGCAGTGGCCCTGA
- the ykgO gene encoding type B 50S ribosomal protein L36, with protein MKVVSSIGALKYRHPDCQVVKRRGRIYVICKSNPKFKVRQGGAKSKKARR; from the coding sequence ATGAAGGTCGTTAGTAGCATTGGGGCGTTGAAGTACCGCCACCCAGATTGCCAGGTGGTCAAACGCCGAGGCCGTATTTACGTGATTTGCAAAAGCAATCCAAAATTCAAGGTCCGTCAGGGCGGTGCAAAGAGCAAGAAAGCCCGGCGTTAG
- a CDS encoding GNAT family N-acetyltransferase: MTPPPSTPSDSLANGSGERSNGDSDPAWRRQLPVQTAGRILDGDSAITRANRPDVHRIDVVAFSELTADDLDRWEQIRALTDDFRPPFFAARFAAAVDAVRKDVLTAVLRAKDGTPQGFFPFHRVGGVGVPAGRFLNDAQNVIAVPGLNIDWTELARAAKVRAFNLHAIVGCDPTWVTRYHLQSVQAFRADLGHDSEDYLDRLEHEHRTIGKQGQKTRKLGREIGPVRLEMDCRCPEILKQTIAWKRAQYQRTHILDLFLPDWTRDLIETLHANSLEQPGRQADLPFAHEGFSNDSLRGICSVLWAGDQPVATHIGMIEQGRLHYWFPAYDPAYSRYSPGTALFTEIIRAATSHGIQCVDMGYGEQPYKKKQTGTTTQVVHGTITDSRWHRMAFAAEARMVQALKRVPMKEAVKRAIRTIKPSAGIKKLK; encoded by the coding sequence ATGACTCCCCCGCCTTCAACGCCCAGTGATTCACTGGCAAATGGTTCGGGTGAGCGATCAAATGGTGATTCCGACCCCGCTTGGCGACGCCAATTGCCGGTGCAAACAGCGGGTCGCATTCTGGACGGAGATTCAGCCATCACCAGGGCGAACAGGCCTGACGTGCACCGAATCGACGTCGTTGCATTCTCCGAACTGACCGCCGACGACCTCGATCGTTGGGAACAGATTCGAGCACTGACGGATGATTTCAGGCCGCCCTTTTTCGCGGCTCGTTTTGCGGCCGCCGTTGACGCCGTCCGAAAAGACGTGCTCACAGCAGTCTTGCGAGCCAAAGACGGTACGCCACAGGGTTTCTTTCCCTTTCACCGCGTGGGCGGTGTCGGTGTGCCGGCCGGGCGTTTTCTCAACGACGCACAAAACGTCATCGCTGTTCCAGGACTCAACATCGACTGGACCGAACTGGCTCGCGCAGCCAAGGTTCGAGCATTCAACCTGCACGCCATCGTCGGATGTGACCCCACCTGGGTCACAAGGTATCACCTGCAATCCGTCCAAGCGTTTCGTGCGGACCTGGGCCATGATTCCGAGGACTACCTCGACCGGCTCGAACATGAACATCGCACGATCGGAAAACAAGGGCAAAAGACTCGAAAGTTAGGGCGAGAAATTGGACCGGTTCGACTGGAAATGGACTGCCGCTGCCCTGAGATCCTGAAGCAAACGATTGCGTGGAAACGGGCACAGTACCAGCGCACGCACATCTTGGACCTGTTCCTTCCGGACTGGACCCGGGATCTGATCGAGACACTGCATGCCAACTCCCTGGAGCAACCTGGACGGCAAGCCGATCTTCCCTTTGCACACGAGGGGTTCTCAAACGACTCACTGCGTGGAATTTGCTCGGTGCTCTGGGCTGGCGACCAGCCAGTCGCCACCCACATCGGCATGATTGAACAAGGACGTTTGCACTACTGGTTCCCTGCCTATGACCCGGCTTACTCACGCTATTCGCCGGGGACCGCCCTGTTCACTGAGATCATCCGTGCGGCAACGTCACACGGAATCCAGTGCGTCGACATGGGATACGGCGAGCAACCGTACAAAAAGAAGCAGACGGGCACGACGACACAAGTGGTCCACGGCACCATCACCGACTCCCGTTGGCACCGGATGGCATTCGCAGCGGAAGCCCGCATGGTCCAGGCACTCAAACGGGTGCCGATGAAGGAAGCCGTCAAGCGTGCGATCCGAACGATCAAGCCTTCCGCGGGGATCAAGAAACTAAAATAG
- a CDS encoding fasciclin domain-containing protein, which translates to MKKIILAALALFVLPATVQADHHNEAAKKNIVETAVAAKFNTLVAAVKAGGLVETLSGEGPFTVFAPTDEAFEKLPEGTLQSLLKPENKDQLVAILKYHVVAGKVPAKTVVTLDSAKTLGGEVSIEVQDGTVMLNDKVKVVKTDVMASNGIIHVIDSVLLPPSK; encoded by the coding sequence ATGAAGAAAATCATTTTGGCTGCATTGGCACTGTTCGTTTTGCCCGCCACCGTCCAAGCGGATCACCACAACGAAGCCGCGAAAAAGAACATTGTCGAAACCGCGGTGGCGGCAAAGTTCAACACCTTGGTGGCCGCCGTCAAGGCCGGCGGTTTGGTGGAAACTCTCAGCGGTGAAGGCCCCTTCACGGTCTTCGCACCAACGGATGAGGCGTTCGAGAAGTTGCCCGAAGGCACCCTGCAAAGTCTTCTGAAGCCCGAGAACAAGGATCAATTGGTCGCGATTTTGAAGTACCACGTCGTTGCCGGGAAAGTGCCCGCCAAGACCGTTGTCACTTTGGACTCCGCGAAGACCTTGGGTGGCGAAGTCAGCATCGAAGTGCAGGACGGAACCGTGATGTTGAACGACAAGGTGAAGGTCGTGAAGACCGATGTGATGGCCAGCAACGGCATCATTCACGTGATCGATTCGGTTCTGCTGCCACCGAGCAAGTAA